A genomic region of uncultured Paludibaculum sp. contains the following coding sequences:
- a CDS encoding DUF2264 domain-containing protein: MECPLNGGLRSRDDVAAWCLQLLGAVEACLSPAGARLRNAPVAANYSAAVAGMEGCTRPLWAVSALLRGGFAYAGWTRFAEGIANGTDPKHPEFWVYPGDCDQRLVEICPVAAAICLAPQYFWRPFSDRQQNHVVAWLQAAAARRYHDNNWLFFRVMVAMALESVGARAQTSQVDADLDRIESFHVRAGWYSDGPDGVVDYYNSHALHYYGLLYAWLFGERDRARAARFKERAAQFSESFQYWFAPDGAAVPFGRSLTYRFAEAAFWSSAALCGCVDYGLAKGILLRSLRRWRSLPIFSDSGLLTLGYGYPNLNMTEQYNSPASPYWAMKSFLPLALPATHDFWTAPEAPLPDASPKERHPAKCMVSCRSGSHIFLLTGGEKRLPPFRHAAEKYAKFAYSSAFAFNIPTASRGLSAAAIDSMLAVSADSQTFNVRGESRWMEMRGDEIFCGWSPLAGVDVVTALIASPPWHVRIHVLATSIKVLAVEGGFAVEYDPEGPPEALAGAGTVLSAAGLSWIRDLNGNRKSVNIVMDPNGNLNFGHSAVPALVGVCGPGRHVFACAVAAWPVCDRPTSIPTAPRFECADDAFTLRSADGSVTLAQGTMVAIPR; the protein is encoded by the coding sequence GTGGAATGTCCCCTGAATGGCGGTCTACGCTCCCGTGACGATGTTGCAGCCTGGTGTCTCCAGTTGCTCGGCGCGGTGGAAGCTTGTCTGAGTCCGGCGGGCGCTCGCCTGCGCAATGCGCCGGTTGCGGCGAATTACTCGGCGGCCGTCGCCGGCATGGAGGGCTGCACGCGTCCGTTATGGGCGGTCTCAGCGCTGCTGCGCGGCGGCTTCGCTTATGCGGGCTGGACCAGGTTCGCCGAAGGCATTGCGAACGGAACCGATCCCAAACATCCCGAGTTCTGGGTATATCCCGGGGATTGCGACCAGCGTTTGGTGGAAATCTGTCCCGTCGCGGCAGCCATTTGCCTCGCGCCGCAGTACTTCTGGCGGCCGTTTTCCGACCGGCAGCAGAACCACGTGGTCGCGTGGCTGCAAGCGGCCGCAGCCAGACGGTATCACGACAATAATTGGCTATTCTTCCGCGTGATGGTTGCGATGGCGCTGGAGTCCGTCGGGGCAAGGGCACAAACGTCTCAAGTCGACGCCGATCTCGACAGGATCGAGAGTTTTCACGTTCGAGCCGGCTGGTATTCCGACGGGCCTGACGGTGTTGTCGACTACTACAATTCCCACGCCTTGCACTATTACGGCCTTCTGTACGCGTGGCTTTTCGGAGAACGGGATCGGGCCAGAGCCGCGCGATTCAAAGAACGAGCAGCGCAGTTTTCTGAGTCGTTCCAGTATTGGTTCGCGCCGGACGGAGCTGCGGTGCCATTTGGGCGCAGTCTGACGTACCGGTTTGCGGAGGCGGCCTTCTGGTCTTCGGCTGCCCTTTGCGGCTGCGTCGACTACGGACTGGCAAAGGGCATTCTGCTGCGGAGTTTGCGGCGTTGGCGCAGTCTGCCCATCTTCAGCGATTCTGGTCTGCTGACGCTTGGGTACGGCTATCCGAATCTCAACATGACCGAACAGTACAACTCGCCGGCGTCGCCGTACTGGGCGATGAAATCTTTCCTGCCGCTGGCTTTGCCCGCCACGCACGATTTCTGGACGGCGCCGGAAGCGCCGCTGCCGGATGCGTCGCCCAAAGAGCGTCATCCCGCCAAATGCATGGTGTCGTGCCGGTCGGGCTCCCACATCTTCCTGCTGACCGGCGGCGAGAAACGGCTGCCACCCTTTCGTCATGCCGCCGAGAAATACGCGAAATTCGCCTACTCGTCCGCGTTCGCATTCAATATTCCAACGGCTTCGCGCGGGCTTTCTGCCGCCGCGATCGACAGCATGCTGGCCGTCAGTGCGGACAGCCAAACGTTCAATGTGCGCGGCGAAAGCCGTTGGATGGAGATGCGCGGCGACGAGATCTTCTGCGGCTGGTCTCCGCTGGCCGGCGTGGACGTGGTGACGGCGCTGATCGCCAGCCCGCCCTGGCACGTCCGGATACACGTCCTTGCGACCTCGATTAAGGTACTCGCGGTGGAGGGCGGGTTCGCAGTGGAGTACGACCCGGAAGGACCGCCGGAAGCGCTGGCCGGTGCCGGGACTGTGTTGTCGGCGGCGGGACTCAGTTGGATTCGCGATTTGAATGGAAATCGCAAATCTGTGAATATCGTCATGGATCCGAATGGGAATCTGAATTTCGGGCATTCGGCTGTCCCCGCTCTGGTTGGCGTATGCGGCCCCGGACGTCATGTGTTCGCCTGCGCCGTGGCTGCTTGGCCGGTCTGCGATCGTCCGACTTCGATTCCCACGGCGCCGCGCTTCGAGTGCGCCGACGACGCCTTCACGCTTCGATCCGCCGATGGGTCTGTAACACTGGCCCAGGGTACCATGGTGGCCATTCCGCGCTGA